In one window of Desulfonatronospira thiodismutans ASO3-1 DNA:
- a CDS encoding Calx-beta domain-containing protein: MKKFDTTLTSHEAWSGVAKVSDGYKQGSSVLHESGIFIITAGHVVEDFHLSGGSVDFGTDTREIIGYGKHPGYAITDSGMYHDIGLFVLDRAAPRDAQRYELYREHDEAGQQVDLTGYGGSSFWSGSNTVAGLAGEYVTHGSVYHQLAFKRDTGDMIAGGDSGGGMFIDSKLAGVHSYTSGDIGVSTRVSTYTHWIDQTTGTVQDPEARSSEPPSRDSVPMEVSEGEGVWFLVELDSPASREVSVDFYTRDGTAEAGYDYIPTEGTLTLAEGDQWARVWVQTLANSNQGERDFSLVLENPEGAKFPEGKEELTAQRVVHDDQVGLAGVTQLEPELFDV; this comes from the coding sequence ATGAAAAAATTCGACACCACCTTGACCAGTCATGAGGCCTGGAGCGGAGTTGCCAAAGTAAGCGATGGATACAAGCAGGGCTCCTCTGTTCTGCACGAGTCCGGGATATTTATTATCACAGCCGGGCATGTGGTTGAAGACTTTCACCTCTCCGGCGGCAGTGTGGATTTTGGCACTGACACTCGGGAGATTATCGGTTATGGCAAGCATCCGGGTTACGCAATAACCGATTCCGGGATGTATCACGATATAGGTCTGTTTGTGCTGGACAGGGCTGCTCCCCGGGATGCACAGAGATATGAGCTGTACCGGGAGCATGATGAAGCAGGGCAGCAGGTGGATCTTACCGGATACGGCGGGAGCTCTTTCTGGAGCGGCAGTAACACTGTTGCCGGGTTAGCCGGTGAATATGTGACTCACGGCAGCGTGTACCATCAACTGGCATTTAAGAGGGATACCGGGGATATGATTGCTGGCGGGGATTCCGGCGGGGGGATGTTTATTGATTCCAAGCTTGCAGGAGTGCACAGCTATACATCCGGGGACATAGGCGTATCCACAAGGGTGAGCACCTACACGCACTGGATAGATCAGACTACAGGTACAGTGCAGGACCCCGAAGCCCGCAGCTCTGAGCCTCCCTCAAGGGACTCTGTGCCCATGGAAGTATCTGAAGGCGAAGGTGTATGGTTTCTGGTGGAGCTTGACTCTCCTGCCAGCCGGGAAGTCTCAGTTGATTTCTATACCCGTGACGGTACAGCCGAGGCTGGATATGACTATATACCCACCGAAGGTACATTAACCCTGGCAGAGGGTGATCAGTGGGCCAGGGTCTGGGTTCAGACCCTGGCTAATTCCAATCAGGGCGAGCGGGATTTCTCCCTGGTGCTGGAAAATCCGGAAGGTGCCAAGTTTCCCGAGGGCAAGGAAGAGCTCACAGCCCAGAGGGTTGTGCACGATGACCAAGTAGGCCTGGCTGGAGTAACCCAGCTTGAGCCGGAGCTTTTTGATGTTTGA
- a CDS encoding HigA family addiction module antitoxin, giving the protein MENKMPPVHPGEILREELEELTMSASALAKKLDVPVNRVTQILNERRSITPDTALRLSRYFGTSAEFWMNLQQAYDLKTTRELKGSEIEMVVQPHEAASNS; this is encoded by the coding sequence ATGGAAAATAAAATGCCGCCGGTTCACCCAGGCGAGATCCTGCGGGAAGAACTGGAAGAGTTAACCATGTCTGCCAGTGCGCTGGCTAAAAAGCTGGATGTGCCTGTAAACCGGGTGACCCAGATATTAAATGAAAGAAGGAGCATAACCCCTGACACAGCCCTTAGGCTGAGCAGGTATTTCGGCACTTCCGCCGAGTTCTGGATGAACCTGCAGCAGGCTTATGACCTGAAAACAACCAGAGAACTCAAGGGCTCGGAAATAGAAATGGTGGTTCAGCCACATGAGGCAGCTTCAAATAGCTGA
- a CDS encoding type II toxin-antitoxin system RelE/ParE family toxin yields MIKSFKDQNTQKLYSGLFVKEFSGFERQAIRRLQILDNATSLNDLKGLPSNRFEALKGKRKGEYSIRINRQWRICFKWDEEGPREVGIEDYH; encoded by the coding sequence ATGATCAAGTCATTCAAAGACCAGAATACCCAGAAACTCTACTCCGGGTTGTTTGTGAAAGAGTTCAGCGGATTCGAAAGACAGGCTATCCGGAGATTACAGATTCTGGATAATGCGACATCCCTGAATGACCTGAAAGGACTCCCCTCTAATCGCTTTGAAGCTTTGAAAGGCAAAAGAAAAGGCGAGTACAGCATCAGAATAAACAGACAGTGGAGGATCTGTTTCAAGTGGGATGAGGAAGGCCCACGGGAAGTAGGCATTGAAGACTACCACTGA